From a region of the Eleutherodactylus coqui strain aEleCoq1 unplaced genomic scaffold, aEleCoq1.hap1 HAP1_SCAFFOLD_99, whole genome shotgun sequence genome:
- the LOC136598643 gene encoding histone H1B-like, with amino-acid sequence MAETAPAAAPPAAEPAAKSKKQPKKSAAGGAKKSKKSSGPGVSELIVRAVSASKERSGVSLAALKKALAAGGYDVEKNNSRLKLAVKSLVTKGSLLQVKGSGASGSFKLNKKQETKDKPAKKKPASAAKPKKPAGAKKAAKSPKKPKKAPAKSPKKAKKPAAAAAKKVAKSPKKASKPKAAPKPKKVTKSPAKKAVKAKRSAAKK; translated from the coding sequence ATGGCAGAAACCGCCCCAGCCGCCGCTCCTCCTGCCGCCGAGCCGGCTGCCAAATCCAAGAAGCAGCCGAAGAAATCCGCCGCAGGGGGCGCCAAGAAAAGCAAGAAGTCCTCCGGTCCCGGCGTGTCGGAGCTGATCGTCAGAGCCGTGTCCGCCTCTAAAGAGCGCAGCGGGGTGTCTCTAGCCGCCCTGAAGAAGGCTCTGGCTGCCGGAGGGTACGATGTAGAGAAGAATAACAGCCGCCTGAAGCTGGCCGTCAAGTCTCTGGTCACCAAGGGCAGCCTGCTCCAGGTGAAAGGCAGCGGCGCCTCGGGCTCCTTCAAGCTGAACAAGAAGCAGGAGACTAAGGACAAGCCGGCCAAAAAGAAGCCAGCGTCTGCGGCCAAGCCCAAGAAGCCCGCTGGAGCCAAGAAAGCGGCGAAATCTCCTAAGAAGCCCAAGAAGGCTCCGGCCAAAAGCccgaaaaaagcaaagaaacctGCAGCGGCCGCCGCCAAGAAAGTGGCCAAGAGCCCGAAGAAAGCCTCAAAGCCGAAGGCCGCCCCAAAGCCCAAGAAGGTGACGAAGAGTCCGGCTAAGAAGGCTGTTAAAGCCAAGAGGAGTGCGGCTAAGAAATAA
- the LOC136598634 gene encoding histone H3 — protein MARTKQTARKSTGGKAPRKQLATKAARKSAPATGGVKKPHRYRPGTVALREIRRYQKSTELLIRKLPFQRLVREIAQDFKTDLRFQSSAVMALQEASEAYLVGLFEDTNLCAIHAKRVTIMPKDIQLARRIRGERA, from the coding sequence ATGGCCAGAACCAAGCAGACCGCTCGTAAATCCACCGGAGGGAAAGCTCCCCGCAAGCAGCTGGCTACGAAGGCCGCCAGGAAGAGCGCTCCTGCCACCGGCGGAGTGAAGAAGCCTCACCGCTACCGTCCAGGTACagtggctctccgtgaaatccgtCGCTACCAGAAGTCCACCGAGCTGCTGATCCGTAAGCTTCCCTTCCAGCGCCTGGTGAGAGAGATCGCCCAGGACTTCAAGACTGATCTGCGCTTCCAGAGCTCAGCGGTCATGGCCCTGCAGGAGGCCAGCGAGGCTTACCTGGTAGGACTGTTCGAGGACACCAATCTGTGCGCCATCCACGCCAAGCGGGTCACCATCATGCCCAAAGACATCCAGCTGGCCCGCAGGATTCGTGGAGAGAGGGCTTAG